TTTTAGCCGATAATGAGCGGATTCTGGAAATGCAGATTTTTTTAACTCTTGTAACGAAAAATTTAAATAATCTGTATTAACTCTTTGTCCGATTAGTTCTCCTTGAAGGAACACTTCTATGATTCCAGGTTCTTTTATCCATATATTGGATAAAGCAGGAGCGCGAGTGGTCAATGTAACAAAAAAAGAACAGAGGTTGTGATTTTCTTTGAGGAAAGAATAGATAACACCCGGAATTTTTATCTGTGATAATTGGGAGAAGAATTGTGCCAGAGATTTGTCTGGAGAATTAGTTTTACGGAACTCTTCACATAAATAAGGAACAATTTCTATAAAACTTTCGCGAACATGTAAGGAATGAGGTGAATCTTCAGGACCATTTGCCAATAGTCGAAAAATATCTCGTGCTGAATTTACATCCTTAAAGCCGAATTCTTTTAGTTTGTTTAATCCTTCTTTTCCATCGGACTGGGAACTTGTTAAATCGTAAACCCATAGATGACCTGATGCTTTAACGGCGATAAATTGTTCTAATATATTTCGAACTTCTTGCGTTTTTTCTTTATATACACGCCAAAAGGCTTCCCCTGAAATATAACCCAATCGGCGGGCAAATTCATCTAATTCTTTCGGGTCCTGGGGTAAAGCATGTTTTTGTGTTCCGTGTTCAATCTGGAGGCGATGTTCTACTTCTCTTAAAAAACAATAATTTCTTATCAAAGTTTCGGCGTCGAAAGGCTTTAAGTAATTATTTGCCATTAATTTGTAAATGACATCAATGGTATTGGTAATTCTTAGTTCGGGTTTTCTGCCCCCATTTAATAACTGGAGCAATTGAACCGTAAATTCAATATCTCTAATTCCTCCCTTGCCTAATTTCACTTCGTAGTTGGTTTGTCCTTGTTCTGCTACTTGTTTTTCTGCCATCAATTTTGTCTGATGTATATCATCCAATGTTTTATCATCAAAAAATTTCGGAAAAATAAAAGGCCGCATCATTTCTAAAAATTCATTTCCCAGTTCTATATCAGCGGCACAGGGTCTGCATTTTACTAATGCCTGCCGTTCCCATGCACGCCCATATTGATAATAGTATTCCACAGAATTTTCAAGGCTTTCTGCTAAAGCACCCACTTTGCCATAAGGTCGCAATCGCATGTCCACACGGTAAATCTGACCTTCTTCGGTATGTTCCGATAAAAATTTAATAATTTGTTCCCCCAATTTGCAGAAAAATTCACGATTGGTAATTTGTCCTTTATGACCTCCACTTGTTTCTCCATCGCCATCGTAGATGAATAATAAATCAATATCTGAACTAAAATTAAGTTCTCTGCCTCCTAATTTCCCCAAACCCAATATAACAAAACTTGATGGTGATTTTTCTCCTTTTTCTATATCATGTTTTATGGGGGTTCCGTATTGTTGTTTTAAGTAGGTTGAGAGTAAATAAAAGCATAATTCGAGATGTGCATCGGCAAGATTCGAAAGGTCTTCGGTGATGGATTTAACTTCCTGGTGTTCTACAATGTCCCGAGTAGTAATACGGAGAAGTGCTTTCTTGTGAAGTTGTCGGAAATGTATCATGATTTTCCTTAAATTCCAATCATTACCTTCGAAAAGATGATTGCTCTGAAGAAGGCTTATTATTTCGGAAGGGGAACTAATTTTAGAGTAGTCATAACCAAAATACAATAGCCATTCTTGTTTTGTTAAAGCACGGGAAAGAGTTTGCGAAGATAAGATTTCGTCTGCATATTCGGGATGGTGAATAAGAGTATCGGTAACAAATGGGCTTTGTGAAAATATTCTTTCAAAAAATCGCAAGTATTTTGGGGTTCGTAAGTATTTGAATATATGTGTTTCGACAGGTGGAGGTAAATTTTTCAGGTATTGAGTAAAAGCAACGATTACGCGTTCAGGATTAGATGTTTCGTGGAGAAGTAATTCCAATTGGGTTTGCCATTCCTGAATAGGGATAGATGATAAGTAGTTCCAATCTTCTATAATACCTTCGGACAATCTATTTAATATATTTTTGCTTTCCATATTTTTACAAATTATTTTTTAATTTTAGTTCTATGGTAATAAAAAAGTTTTGCTATTTGTTCGCTTGTTCGTAGGATATTGATGGAAGTATTTTTTAACATTTCTTTTTTTGATGTTTCTCCAGTAGAAATAGGGAAAATAGCAACATTTGCTTTTGTCCGACAAGCATCCCAACCTTTTCCCAATCTCCCAACAAGTATAATGACCATTTTATTATACTTTTGAGCAAGGGTTAGAATTTCACCTACAACCTTACCAGAAAAACTCTGGTGGTCTAATTGTCCTTCTCCTGTAATAATTAAGTCAACAGAAGTAAGTTTATGGGTTAAATTAGCAGTTTGGGCTATCCATTGGAAACCGGGAACAAAGTTACCGAAGGCAAAAGCAAATAAAGCCCCTCCCATTCCTCCTGCAGAACCGCTACCGGGTTGTTTTTGAACATCTACTTTCAAATCTCGCTTTATGATATGGGCAAAGTTTCTAAGGGCTTTGTCTACAACAGGACATATTTCTTTTTTTAGTCCTTTTTGAGGACCGTAAACAAATGTAGCCCCATGGGGACCGTAATAAGGATTTTTAACATCACTGGCTATGATAATGGTAGTGTTTTTAATTTGCTCATAGTAACGGGTATTTTTTATACATGTAAGATTTTGTAGTTCTAAAGGTCCTTTCCCAATGGGTTTTCCCTGAGTATTGAGGAGTTGATAACCCAAAGCCTGTGCAATACCTGCTCCCCCATCGTTAATACCAGACCCACCTAAACCTAAAACAATTTGTCTCGCCCCTTTATGAATGGCATGTAAAATAACCTCGCCTACACCATAACTGGTAAAAATTTCTGGCTTCCGTTTACCCGGGGGAACAAGATGAAGCCCAACAATCTCTGCTGTTTCTATAATAGCCGTTTTTGGCTGTGTAAGCCAGCCATATTTGATTTTTCTTTTTTTGCCCATCAAATCGGTAACAACTGTGGTGAAGTATTTTATATTTAAACTCACGGATATGGCATTTAGAAATCCCTCTCCCCCATCAGAAAGAGGACATATAATCAACTCGCTTTCTGGATTAATATTTTTCCATCCCTCTGCGATTGATTTTGCAACCTTTGTAGTATCCAAGGACTCTTTGAATGAATCTGGAGCAATAAGAACTTTCAATCTTGCCATTTTCTTTTACCTTTGTACGAGAATGAATATGTATATTATTACAAACTGCTATTGAACAAAAAATAAATTTTTGAATTGTTAAAACAGCAATTTCAAGAGTGTAGGAAAATATGATATAATTCCTGCAATTTAAAAGTGTATAAATTTTTGTTTTGGGCGTAAATATTAACCCTACGAAATAAGGTAGGATAAGTGTATGGAACCAATTTATATTACTGAAGAAGGTCTACAAAAGTTGCGAGAAGAATTAGCAGAATTAAACAAACAAAAGATTAAATTATCAGAAGTAATAGCGTATGCCCGTTCTTTGGGTGATTTGAGTGAAAATGCGGAATATCATGCTGCAAAGCATGAGCAGGGGCTTTTAATGGCGAAAATCAATGATATTGAAGATAAAATTGCACGGGCTGTAATTATTGATACCACACAAATGGACACATCCGAAGTGAGGTTAGGAGTAAGTGTGCGTGTGCTAAATGAAAAGTTAAGAAAAGAAATTACTTACACCATAGTAAGTCCTGTGGAAGCGGATTTATCGTCGGGTAAATTATCAACACAATCACCCGTGGGTCAGGCATTGTTAGGGAAAAAAGTTGGGGATGTAGTTGAAGTAAATGTTCCCGCAGGAACATTGCGACTTAAAGTTCTTGAAATTTTACCTTCACAATAATCTTAAGGAATATTTTGATGCCCAAAAGAAATGACATTAAAAAGATAATGATTATAGGTTCGGGCCCTATTGTTATTGGGCAGGCATGCGAATTCGATTATTCTGGAACACAGGCATGTAAGGCGTTGCGGGAAGAAGGTTATGAAGTTATATTGGTGAACAGCAATCCGGCTACGATTATGACAGACCCAGAAATGGCAGATAGCACTTATATTGAACCGTTAACTGTTCCCTTTCTGGAAAAGATAATTGAACGAGAGAAACCGGATGCTTTACTTCCTACAGTAGGAGGACAAACAGGACTTAATTTATCCGTTGCGTTGGCGGATGCAGGGATATTAGAAAAATATGGCGTTCAGATGATAGGTGCTAATGCACAAACAATAAAAAAAGCAGAAGACCGTGGCTTATTTAAAGAGGCAATGATTCATTGTGGGCTGGAGGTACCGCGTAGTCTGGTTGTCCATCACATTGATGAGGCAATGGGGTTCGGAGGAGAGATTAATTATTCTGCGGTAATTCGTCCTGCGTTTACATTAGGCGGGACGGGAGCAGGATTATCTTTCAACAAGGATGAATATGTGTCGGCTATTCAAAAAGGATTGGAGGCAAGTCCGATTCATGAAGTTTTAGTAGAAGAGTCCGTTATCGGCTGGAAAGAATATGAATTAGAAGTAATGCGAGATTTAAAGGATAATGTAGTTATTGTATGTCCAATTGAGAATGTAGACCCGATGGGCGTTCATACAGGTGATAGTGTTACCGTTGCACCGGCACAGACACTGACGGATAAAGAATACCAGATAATGCGAAATGCGGCAATTGCCATTATGCGGGAAATTGGTGTGGATACGGGAGGGTCTAATGTTCAGTTTGCTGTTCACCCTCAAACAGGACGAATGGTGGTTATAGAGATGAATCCACGCGTATCGCGAAGTTCTGCATTGGCTTCTAAAGCGACCGGATTCCCAATAGCGAAAATTGCGGCAAAATTGGCTGTTGGCTATACTCTGGATGAAATACCTAATGATATTACCAAAGAGACACCTGCTTGTTTTGAACCCACGATTGACTATGTGGTTACAAAAATACCGCGTTGGGCTTTTGAAAAATTTTCAGGTGCAGAACCAATATTAACGGTTCAAATGAAAAGCGTTGGTGAAACAATGAGCATTGGAAGAACATTTAAAGAATCACTCCAAAAAGCCATACGCGGATTGGAAATTGGTAGGTTTGGTTTCGGTGGAGATGGGAAAGCAAAGCCTCTCACAAAAGAACCCCATTCACAAGTAGAAAAAGACGCCCTTTTGCGGGCTTTACGAACACCATCACCTCATCGGTATTTACATTTAGCGGAAGCTATTCGACTTGGAGCCACTGTTGAGGAGTTGCATGAAATAACAAAAATTGACCCGTGGTTTATCCGTCAGATGGAAGAGATTGTGGAGGAGGAAAAGAATTTAATTGAATTATCTCCCGAAATCAATTCTTACATCAATACTAACTCCAAAGAAGCAAAGAAAAAAGAATTTCTAACAAAAAGGATAAAAAAAGCCAAGCAATATGGTTTTTCAGATTATCAGCTAGCAAGATATTGGAAGTTAAATGAATTAAATGTAAGAAATTTACGGAAAGAATTGGGGATTGTTACAACTTATCGGCTTGTAGATACATGTGCGGCTGAATTTGAGGCCTATACTCCCTATTATTATTCAACTTATGAAGATGAGGATGAAGTGCAACTTGCCAATAAACCGCGAATAATCATTTTGGGAGGCGGACCAAATCGAATTGGACAGGGAATTGAGTTTGACTACTGCTGTGTGCATGCGGTTTTTGCTCTCAGAGATATAGGATACGAAGCCATTATGGTGAATTGTAATCCAGAAACTGTCTCCACAGATTATGATACATCCGACCGTTTATTTTTTGAACCGGTAACATTTGAAGATGTAATGAATATCATTGAGCGGGTTCAGCCTCAGGGGGTTATCGTTCAATTCGGTGGACAAACTCCGTTGAACATAGCCCAACAATTAGAAAAGGCAGGTGCTCCGATTATTGGCACATCTGCATGGAATATTGCCCGTGCAGAAGACCGCAAACTTTTCCGTGAAGTGGTGGAGAAACTGAATCTTTTGCAACCGGAAAACGATACAGCCCGTTCGTTTGAAGAGGCTTTGCAAATTGCAGAACGGATTGGCTATCCCGTAGTAGTAAGACCTTCTTTTGTATTAGGGGGTCGAGCTATGGAGATTGTCTATGACACAAATGCACTTCAAAGGTATATGGAATATGCCGTAGAGGCATCGCCAGAACATCCCATATTAATTGATAAATTTTTAGAGGATGCTATAGAAATTGATGTGGACGCTATAGCAGATGGAGAACGGGTCATTATCGGTGGCATCATGCAACATATTGAAGAGGCCGGGGTTCACTCTGGCGATAGTGCTTGTATTTTACCTCCTTATGATTTACCTGCCGATATAATTGAAACGATTANNNNNNNNNNATTAAGAAACAGACTCGTGCTCTGGCAATTGAATTAGAGGTGCGTGGGCTTATGAATGTGCAATATGCCGTAAAAGATGGGAAGGTATATCTACTGGAAGTAAATCCAAGAGCGTCTCGAACCATTCCTTTCGTAAGCAAAGCTGTAGGTGTGCCATTAGCCAAACTTGCGGCTCTGGTCATGGTAGGTAAAAAATTATCGGAAATGGGTCTCACAGAAGACCCCAAGCCTCAATATATCTCGGCCAAAGAGGTTGTTTTGCCTTTTATTAAGTTCCCGGGTGTAGATATTATTTTAGGACCTGAGATGCGTAGTACGGGAGAAGTAATGGGCATTGACAAAAATATGGGGCTTGCCTACGCCAAAAGTCAGATAGCCGCTGGAAATAGTATCCCGCTGGAAGGAACTATCTTTATAAGTCTGAATGACCATGATAAGAGATATATAGGTTCCATAGCCAAAGATTTATACGAATTGGGATTTAAATTTATAGCAACCAAAGGAACGGCTGCGGTGCTTCGTGAACATGGGATTGATGTGGCGGAGGTATTTAAGGTTGGGGAAGGGAGACCTAATGTTCTTGATTGTATAATCAATGGTTATGTAAATTGGATTATTAACACACCGAAAGGAAAATCGGCTAAAGATGATGAGGTACTCATCCGTAGAAAAGCATTAGAAAATAATATCCCAACGATGACTACACTTGCGGCTGCAAAAGCGGCTGTTCAGGCACTCCGTGAAATGAAAAAAGGAACGATGGGCATCCTCTCTCTGCAAGAACACCACAAAACAACAGGGATACAAATAAAAATCAAATAACGGATTATTTGAAAAAGATATATCGGTATTGGACTTTTGGGTGAAATGAGATGAATAGGACAGATGAGAGAAAATAGAAAGATTACATTGACAATAGTTTTAACGGGAAATCATTTTAAAAAAGAATTTTAAACTGCAAAGGGATGCAGAGATAATTTTATAGCGAACAGTTATTAACTCTTACAGCGAAACTAAAAGATTGATTCTATAAATACGATGTGATTCACCCACTATCGTAGATATATATTCTATTCGTTTTGTCATTCCCATTTTTCTATCCGTCTCATCCCTTTAAAAGAATCTGTAACGATATATTGTATAATATATTTTGAACAGTTATTGTATATGATTTACTTGGAGGATTTTTTGAGGATTTGGGGGATTTCCTGGAGGATTTTTTGTAGGATCTGTCTGCGGTGTTCTTCGGAAATTTTGTAGTGTTGTTCCTGTTCTAATAGTTCCATCGTTCTTACTGCCACCTGATACGCAAAATCTTCTACTTTCATATATCCCTGCTCCTTAGATACAGTTTTTCTTCCATAGAAAGAATTATATTAATACTCTATTACTTAATCAAAATAAATAAAATTTAATTCCATTATTTAGGGTCTTTAATAATAAAACTTAAATTAACATTGAATTTCATTAAGAAGATATTTAAGATACATTGAAAAAAAAATTATTTTTACTAAAATGTATTAATTAAAAAAATAATCAAAAAACTTGACTTGTAAAAAAAAGTATAATTAAACCATATTTATACACAAAAAACAACAAAAGGATGGAAACAAACTTAAACATAGGAGAAAATGCTATGAAAAAGACTATCTTTATGTTGGCTATGTTTTGTATCTTATTCTCAACCACGATACAATTATTTGCTGAAGATCCACCTCCATGTGGAACCTTATGTGGTGTCTGTGGAGTTTTAGATATGGCATGGGAAAATGTACCAAATGCTGTTACAGTTACGAGTAATGATGTTCTTTTCCCTGTTTGGGAAACTTGCGATGGATTTTCTACTTGTTGTGCAAATAATCCTTGTACACTTTATATGACACAAAAAAATGTATCCGCTGGATTTTGGACATGTGAAGCTGGAATAAGTTTAGGCATTCAAGTACCTCCAGGATATTCAATACTGGGAGGTGGAAAAATATCTGTGGGAGGTCAAACTGTTATAATTGTAGAAGGCGGTTTAAAATCAGAATGTTTATTAACTCGTTGTCAAAAAAGTACTCAAAAAATAGGTCCTTATTATCACACTATAACACGAAGAGTTTTATGTACAAAATTATGTTATAACCCAACTGATTGGTTACAGAATAATCCCTGTTCTTGGGGACAAACAATTTGTAAAGGACCTTTAACTTATTATAAAGAGTCCCATGTATGGTATCTATTAGACGCATGTAAAGTAATTGGAACATGTGGACTTCCAGATTCCAGTTGTCCTCAATGTGCTGATCCATACAATCCAAATTGTAATTAGTAAAGAGAAATAATAAAATATTTATTAAAAAATTAAGGGAGAAGATACGATGTTATTTTTATTTTTTATCCATACTTCCATCACAGAAACTGAAGATTTATCTACAAGACTACAAGATTACACAAATGATATAAAAGCAGTAATGGAAACAGAAGAATATAAAAGGGCAGAAGAATTAATAGTAAATAAACAATATGAAGATGCTTTTTCTATACTGTCAAAAGCAATGCTGGAACATCCAGAAAAGCAAAGAGCATATCTTCTGGCAATGAATATGCTAATAAATAAT
The Candidatus Hydrogenedens sp. DNA segment above includes these coding regions:
- a CDS encoding ATP-grasp domain-containing protein — its product is IKKQTRALAIELEVRGLMNVQYAVKDGKVYLLEVNPRASRTIPFVSKAVGVPLAKLAALVMVGKKLSEMGLTEDPKPQYISAKEVVLPFIKFPGVDIILGPEMRSTGEVMGIDKNMGLAYAKSQIAAGNSIPLEGTIFISLNDHDKRYIGSIAKDLYELGFKFIATKGTAAVLREHGIDVAEVFKVGEGRPNVLDCIINGYVNWIINTPKGKSAKDDEVLIRRKALENNIPTMTTLAAAKAAVQALREMKKGTMGILSLQEHHKTTGIQIKIK
- a CDS encoding glycerate kinase, with the translated sequence MARLKVLIAPDSFKESLDTTKVAKSIAEGWKNINPESELIICPLSDGGEGFLNAISVSLNIKYFTTVVTDLMGKKRKIKYGWLTQPKTAIIETAEIVGLHLVPPGKRKPEIFTSYGVGEVILHAIHKGARQIVLGLGGSGINDGGAGIAQALGYQLLNTQGKPIGKGPLELQNLTCIKNTRYYEQIKNTTIIIASDVKNPYYGPHGATFVYGPQKGLKKEICPVVDKALRNFAHIIKRDLKVDVQKQPGSGSAGGMGGALFAFAFGNFVPGFQWIAQTANLTHKLTSVDLIITGEGQLDHQSFSGKVVGEILTLAQKYNKMVIILVGRLGKGWDACRTKANVAIFPISTGETSKKEMLKNTSINILRTSEQIAKLFYYHRTKIKK
- the carB gene encoding carbamoyl-phosphate synthase large subunit codes for the protein MPKRNDIKKIMIIGSGPIVIGQACEFDYSGTQACKALREEGYEVILVNSNPATIMTDPEMADSTYIEPLTVPFLEKIIEREKPDALLPTVGGQTGLNLSVALADAGILEKYGVQMIGANAQTIKKAEDRGLFKEAMIHCGLEVPRSLVVHHIDEAMGFGGEINYSAVIRPAFTLGGTGAGLSFNKDEYVSAIQKGLEASPIHEVLVEESVIGWKEYELEVMRDLKDNVVIVCPIENVDPMGVHTGDSVTVAPAQTLTDKEYQIMRNAAIAIMREIGVDTGGSNVQFAVHPQTGRMVVIEMNPRVSRSSALASKATGFPIAKIAAKLAVGYTLDEIPNDITKETPACFEPTIDYVVTKIPRWAFEKFSGAEPILTVQMKSVGETMSIGRTFKESLQKAIRGLEIGRFGFGGDGKAKPLTKEPHSQVEKDALLRALRTPSPHRYLHLAEAIRLGATVEELHEITKIDPWFIRQMEEIVEEEKNLIELSPEINSYINTNSKEAKKKEFLTKRIKKAKQYGFSDYQLARYWKLNELNVRNLRKELGIVTTYRLVDTCAAEFEAYTPYYYSTYEDEDEVQLANKPRIIILGGGPNRIGQGIEFDYCCVHAVFALRDIGYEAIMVNCNPETVSTDYDTSDRLFFEPVTFEDVMNIIERVQPQGVIVQFGGQTPLNIAQQLEKAGAPIIGTSAWNIARAEDRKLFREVVEKLNLLQPENDTARSFEEALQIAERIGYPVVVRPSFVLGGRAMEIVYDTNALQRYMEYAVEASPEHPILIDKFLEDAIEIDVDAIADGERVIIGGIMQHIEEAGVHSGDSACILPPYDLPADIIETI
- the glnE gene encoding bifunctional [glutamate--ammonia ligase]-adenylyl-L-tyrosine phosphorylase/[glutamate--ammonia-ligase] adenylyltransferase; the protein is MESKNILNRLSEGIIEDWNYLSSIPIQEWQTQLELLLHETSNPERVIVAFTQYLKNLPPPVETHIFKYLRTPKYLRFFERIFSQSPFVTDTLIHHPEYADEILSSQTLSRALTKQEWLLYFGYDYSKISSPSEIISLLQSNHLFEGNDWNLRKIMIHFRQLHKKALLRITTRDIVEHQEVKSITEDLSNLADAHLELCFYLLSTYLKQQYGTPIKHDIEKGEKSPSSFVILGLGKLGGRELNFSSDIDLLFIYDGDGETSGGHKGQITNREFFCKLGEQIIKFLSEHTEEGQIYRVDMRLRPYGKVGALAESLENSVEYYYQYGRAWERQALVKCRPCAADIELGNEFLEMMRPFIFPKFFDDKTLDDIHQTKLMAEKQVAEQGQTNYEVKLGKGGIRDIEFTVQLLQLLNGGRKPELRITNTIDVIYKLMANNYLKPFDAETLIRNYCFLREVEHRLQIEHGTQKHALPQDPKELDEFARRLGYISGEAFWRVYKEKTQEVRNILEQFIAVKASGHLWVYDLTSSQSDGKEGLNKLKEFGFKDVNSARDIFRLLANGPEDSPHSLHVRESFIEIVPYLCEEFRKTNSPDKSLAQFFSQLSQIKIPGVIYSFLKENHNLCSFFVTLTTRAPALSNIWIKEPGIIEVFLQGELIGQRVNTDYLNFSLQELKKSAFPESAHYRLKDSEWLRIALGDLLGKFTIAEVCEQLTLLSKVILQDIAIVSLEETKQKYGTSPFPFAVIGLGKIGGGEMTFGSDLDLIFVYDDEHINSTDKIDTTSISPSEYFADVSSRIIKKLKEPTRFGILYDIDARLRPYGSKGVLAINWNQLKEYYEHEADIWEKMALMKARIIFEQGVMTTDISKILTKLAFYFPISREDVQKSENIRQKMVQQTSPNNLKKSEGGTAELEYIVRWWQRLKIEQCPELATSSVINALNILTDILPEHKEKWQFLKKTFGIYLQILNRYRLFTGVRSSTLSDETISLLPQLLPEIQFTPTPMEYLKNLKKEVHQFYLETLKSVQQWIE
- the greA gene encoding transcription elongation factor GreA, whose amino-acid sequence is MEPIYITEEGLQKLREELAELNKQKIKLSEVIAYARSLGDLSENAEYHAAKHEQGLLMAKINDIEDKIARAVIIDTTQMDTSEVRLGVSVRVLNEKLRKEITYTIVSPVEADLSSGKLSTQSPVGQALLGKKVGDVVEVNVPAGTLRLKVLEILPSQ